The proteins below come from a single Chloroflexota bacterium genomic window:
- a CDS encoding exonuclease, which yields MPEIYVSTDIEADGPIPGPHSMLSFASAAYLPNKTLVSTFAANLETLPGASGHPETMAWWQTQAEAWDACRKELLPPHVAMKNYLTWLKRLPGRPVFVAYPAAYDFMFVYWYLIKFTGESPFSHSALDIKTYAMALLRKEYREATKDNMPKRWFDQLPHTHLALDDAIEQGALFCNMLAENVGMKCE from the coding sequence ATGCCCGAAATTTACGTCAGCACCGACATCGAAGCCGATGGCCCGATTCCGGGGCCGCACTCCATGCTCAGCTTTGCCTCGGCGGCTTACCTGCCGAACAAAACGCTGGTGAGCACATTCGCGGCCAACCTGGAGACACTGCCCGGCGCGTCGGGCCACCCGGAGACCATGGCCTGGTGGCAGACCCAGGCCGAGGCCTGGGACGCTTGCCGAAAAGAGTTGTTGCCGCCGCATGTGGCGATGAAGAATTACCTGACGTGGTTGAAGCGATTGCCGGGCAGACCGGTGTTCGTGGCCTACCCGGCGGCCTACGACTTCATGTTCGTCTACTGGTATCTCATCAAGTTCACGGGCGAAAGCCCGTTCTCGCACTCGGCGCTGGATATCAAAACGTATGCGATGGCGCTGTTGAGGAAGGAATACCGCGAGGCGACGAAGGACAACATGCCGAAGCGCTGGTTCGACCAACTGCCGCACACGCATCTGGCATTGGACGACGCCATTGAGCAAGGGGCGTTGTTCTGTAATATGCTGGCCGAGAATGTGGGGATGAAATGCGAGTGA
- a CDS encoding Uma2 family endonuclease has product MTIVSAPFTPQTYSPTAQTEQELAYELLSEQVWSEEAYLVFSEAFNRPMELSNGRLVVLPMPTLTHQRILKRYINLVTDWLKENNIGEVLFAPHPVRLWPGKYREPDFMFWLNENRDRMGERESGPPDLAVEIISPSNEPHDTETKFREYAQAGIPEYWIINPQARRVSVYTLDGRTFKLSGQFNSGDHARSILLNGFELAVDDLLSAES; this is encoded by the coding sequence ATGACAATTGTAAGCGCTCCGTTTACGCCTCAGACATATTCGCCCACTGCCCAGACTGAGCAGGAACTGGCCTACGAACTCCTCAGCGAACAAGTGTGGAGCGAAGAGGCTTACCTGGTCTTTTCAGAAGCCTTTAACCGCCCGATGGAACTCTCGAACGGCCGACTGGTGGTTTTGCCTATGCCAACCCTGACTCACCAACGCATTCTGAAGCGTTACATCAATCTTGTGACTGACTGGCTGAAAGAGAACAACATCGGCGAGGTTTTGTTCGCGCCTCACCCTGTCCGCCTGTGGCCGGGCAAATACCGCGAGCCGGACTTTATGTTCTGGCTCAATGAGAATCGTGACCGCATGGGCGAACGAGAAAGTGGGCCGCCCGATTTAGCAGTAGAAATCATTTCACCCAGTAACGAGCCGCACGACACAGAAACGAAGTTTCGCGAATACGCCCAGGCCGGCATTCCTGAATATTGGATCATCAACCCGCAGGCTCGCCGCGTTTCCGTTTACACTCTTGACGGTCGGACGTTCAAGCTTTCGGGACAGTTCAACTCCGGCGACCACGCCCGCTCAATTCTTCTCAACGGCTTCGAACTTGCGGTAGACGACCTGCTTTCCGCCGAAAGCTGA